One part of the Capricornis sumatraensis isolate serow.1 chromosome 13, serow.2, whole genome shotgun sequence genome encodes these proteins:
- the PEX3 gene encoding peroxisomal biogenesis factor 3 → MLRSTWNFLKRHKKKCIFLGTVLGGVYILGKYGQKKIREIQEREAAEYIAQARRQYHFESNQRTCNMTVLSMLPTLREALMQQLNSESLTALLKTRPSNKLEIWEDLKIISFTRSIVAVYSTCMLVVLLRVQLNIIGGYIYLDNAAVGKNGTTVLAPPDVQQQYLSSIQHLLGDGLTELITVIKQAVQKILGSVSLKHSLSLLDLEQKLKEIRDLVEQHKSSSWINNDGSKSLLCHYMMPDEETPLAVQACGLSPRDVTTIKLLNETRDMLESPDFSTVLNTCLNRGFSRLLDNMAEFFRPTEQDLQHGNSMNSLSSVSLPLAKIIPIINGQIHSVCSETPSHFVQDLLMMEQVKDFAANVYEAFSTPQQLEK, encoded by the exons ATGCTTAGATCTACGTGGAATTTTCTGAAACGTCACAAAAAGAAATGCATCTTCTTGGGCACGGTCCTTGGAG gagTATATATCCTGGGGAAATATGGAcagaagaaaatcagagaaatacaagAAAGGGAGGCTGCAGAATACATTGCCCAGGCACGACGACAGTATCATTTTGAAAGCAACCAGAGGACTTGCAATATGACAG TGCTGTCCATGCTCCCAACACTGAGAGAGGCCTTGATGCAGCAACTCAACTCTGAGAGCCTTACAGCTCTGCTGAAAACCAG gCCTTCAAACAAGCTAGAAATATGGGAGGATCTGAAGATAATAA GTTTCACAAGAAGTATCGTAGCTGTGTACAGTACTTGCATGCTGGTGGTTCTTTTGCGAGTCCAGTTAAACATAATCGGTGGATATATTTATTTGGATAATGCAGCAGTTGGCAAAAATGGCACC ACAGTTCTTGCTCCCCCAGATGTCCAACAGCAATATTTATCAAGTATTCAGCACCTCCTTGGAGATG gcCTGACAGAATTGATCACTGTCATTAAACAAGCTGTGCAGAAGATTTTAGGAAG TGTTTCTCTTAAACATTCTTTGTCCCTTTTGGACTTggagcaaaaactaaaagaaatcagAGATCTCGTTGAGCAGCATAAATCATCTTCTTGGATTAATAATGATGGATCCAAATCTTTATTATGCCATTACATGATGCCAGATGAAGAAACTCCATTAGCAGTTCAG GCCTGCGGACTTTCTCCTAGAGATGTTACCACTATTAAACTACTCAATGAAACTAGAGACATGTTGGAAAG TCCAGATTTTAGTACAGTTTTGAATACCTGTCTCAACCGAGGATTCAGTAGACTGCTAGACAACATGGCTGAGTTCTTTCGACCTACTGAACAAGACCTGCAACATGGTAACTCCATGAATAG tctttccagtgTCAGCCTGCCTTTAGCTAAGATAATTCCCATAATAAATGGACAGATCCATTCAGTTTGCAGTGAAACACCTAGTCATTTTGTTCAG